The Erigeron canadensis isolate Cc75 chromosome 4, C_canadensis_v1, whole genome shotgun sequence genome window below encodes:
- the LOC122597497 gene encoding uncharacterized protein LOC122597497: MNNQFHSSLSTYTRPDLFPTEDDDDEIFGIMAECVDFLKQGESSRPFIPRMVVDRDRHGADERLMATYFNENPKYSLKSFRRRFCMSRPMFMRIVNYIISYPSRNPGSVPLHFKRMQNKQLDARGKPGFSTIQKCVCAIRQLAYGYNPNSFDEYLQMGEETTRCYLDYYCKCVFELYRDKYLHRPTPEDIKRLYARHEELHGFPGMLGSIDCMHWPWKNCPKA; encoded by the coding sequence ATGAACAACCAGTTTCATTCAAGTTTATCAACGTACACGAGACCCGATTTGTTTCCTACcgaagacgatgatgatgagATTTTTGGCATCATGGCCGAATGTGTTGATTTTCTTAAACAAGGTGAATCATCAAGACCATTCATACCTCGTATGGTCGTCGACAGAGATCGACATGGTGCTGACGAGCGCCTAATGGCAACTTACTTTAACGAAAACCCAAAGTATTCGTTGAAGAGTTTTAGGCGACGATTCTGTATGTCTAGACCTATGTTCATGCGCATTGTGAACTACATAATATCATACCCATCTCGCAATCCAGGTTCTGTGCCTTTGCATTTTAAAAGAATGCAAAACAAGCAGCTTGATGCCCGAGGAAAGCCTGGTTTCAGCACCATCCAAAAGTGTGTATGCGCCATACGTCAATTGGCGTATGGCTACAATCCCAACTCGTTTGACGAGTATCTACAGATGGGTGAAGAAACAACAAGGTGTTATCTAGACTATTACTGTAAGTGTGTGTTCGAACTTTACAGGGATAAATATTTGCACAGACCAACACCGGAGGACATAAAACGCTTGTACGCTCGACATGAAGAGCTTCATGGCTTCCCAGGCATGCTTGGAAGCATTGATTGCATGCACTGGCCTTGGAAGAACTGTCCCAAGGCATGA
- the LOC122598165 gene encoding F-box/kelch-repeat protein At3g06240-like — protein sequence MLAPGVSKEDQPRMQNLPDDVLCKIFIRLQARLVAQMRCVSKPLNALLSQPFFIKSHLNRSIDNHYKIPLIFGRLSRLHNKLFRVHPFQKCIQLPANAPSGHACCFITGSINGLVCFSSYRNPCVKGSIHIWNPSLSAFLTLSPGSNIHSEGFHVLVRFGFDPKTNDYKVVNLNFSEQGNTYTCYGGIFSCKKWLQVEVYSMRKGSWHSITQRFPSHVTRIHYQNYLCADGLDGHVYWVGDLGKERKLQTIVVFDLGAETFKEIALPDSIAYDNGNKLAVLGGNICLISSSGGREGQSEVWKMEKYGVAESWVRTHIFPQSCGILSPAGFTLSNDLLIVSKSEGQIAWYNLDTAKVKYIDNNDDNMNNLHVPGTVNVWYIDSLVWVAPPKRSVGWKDGLHCDFKRWIGSKVNDKKWLQAFKRFICEEREGENCRQ from the coding sequence ATGTTAGCTCCTGGTGTTTCCAAAGAGGATCAGCCAAGAATGCAGAACCTCCCTGATGATGTTTTATGCAAAATATTCATCCGTTTACAGGCACGTTTGGTTGCTCAAATGAGATGTGTATCTAAACCCCTGAATGCTCTTTTATCTCAACCCTTCTTTATTAAATCTCACCTTAATCGTTCAATCGACAACCACTATAAAATTCCATTGATCTTTGGAAGACTAAGCAGATTACACAACAAACTATTCAGGGTGCACCCGTTTCAAAAATGTATTCAACTCCCTGCTAACGCACCATCTGGACATGCATGTTGCTTTATTACCGGTTCCATAAATGGCTTAGTATGCTTTTCTAGTTATAGAAACCCGTGTGTTAAAGGTTCCATTCACATTTGGAACCCTTCTCTCTCTGCCTTTTTAACTCTCTCACCGGGATCTAATATTCACTCAGAGGGTTTTCATGTCCTTGTTCGGTTTGGTTTTGATCCAAAAACCAATGACTACAAAGTTGTTAACCTTAACTTTTCGGAACAAGGAAATACATACACATGTTATGGAGGAATTTTTTCCTGTAAAAAGTGGCTGCAAGTTGAGGTTTATAGTATGCGAAAGGGTTCTTGGCATTCAATCACTCAAAGGTTTCCATCACATGTTACTAGGATTCATTATCAAAATTATCTTTGCGCAGATGGACTTGATGGTCATGTTTATTGGGTCGGTGATCTTGGTAAGGAGAGGAAGCTACAAACAATAGTTGTATTTGATCTTGGTGCGGAGACTTTCAAGGAGATAGCTCTTCCAGATTCTATAGCGTATGATAATGGAAATAAGCTAGCTGTTTTGGGTGGAAATATTTGCTTGATTTCATCAAGCGGAGGTAGAGAGGGTCAGAGTGAGGTTTGGAAAATGGAGAAGTATGGGGTGGCTGAATCGTGGGTGAGAACCCATATTTTTCCACAAAGTTGTGGTATTTTAAGCCCAGCTGGATTCACATTGAGTAATGACCTGCTTATAGTATCTAAGTCAGAGGGTCAAATAGCATGGTACAATCTAGATACAGCAAAGGTCAAATACATTGACAATAACGATGATAATATGAACAATCTCCACGTACCTGGAACCGTAAATGTTTGGTATATTGACAGTCTCGTTTGGGTAGCACCTCCTAAACGCAGTGTGGGATGGAAAGATGGTCTCCACTGCGACTTCAAAAGATGGATTGGCTCAAA
- the LOC122595426 gene encoding F-box protein At3g07870-like — MDDDSSFQIIPRNKKPKLVDDEEKNKILVTNKNPCKNNNLHGFDILPRDVLLDVLTRLPISSLIQFRFVSRSCDVLSHDPELPRLHHPMAKKADPMLVFHCDFPIRNQLYFVTYDGDHNKNIVRKISTPFCRSMPEFNVVGSCNGLLCLSDSLYGEPVFLFNPFTRNYLELPKCVQFQDQEVVFGFGYHPKTNEYKVVRIVYYRTPRRLIRNHRSYPRSEVHVLTIGGESNLNNEWRCLGKVPYQLDRQAKEAVVVNGRLHWVSRPGRLPGRTIVSFDLEDEQFKLVSKPVNRSNYHLAVIDECLAAAVSCGYGKLEIWVMKEYDAKESWTKLFDIHGAYLAKVRTHDYGIWRKAMHEKMVRVLCVLKNGEILMEYRGGSLVKYDPKWKEFKDVVFQGMPKLFQTFAHVGSLNWIHTPI, encoded by the coding sequence ATGGATGATGATTCTAGCTTCCAAATCATACCCAGAAACAAGAAACCAAAACTCGTAGACGATGAAGAGAAAAACAAGATCTTGGTAACAAATAAAAACCCGTGTAAAAACAACAATTTACACGGGTTTGATATATTGCCTAGAGATGTACTTCTTGATGTACTTACTAGGCTACCCATATCTTCATTAATTCAATTCCGGTTTGTAAGCCGGTCATGCGACGTTTTGTCGCATGACCCTGAGCTTCCAAGACTTCACCACCCCATGGCGAAAAAAGCAGACCCCATGTTGGTATTTCATTGTGACTTTCCTATTCGAAACCAGCTTTATTTCGTTACTTATGATGGTGATCATAACAAGAATATTGTACGAAAGATATCGACACCATTCTGTCGTTCCATGCCCGAATTCAACGTTGTTGGGTCCTGCAATGGCTTGTTATGTTTGTCTGATTCTTTGTATGGTGAACCGGTTTTTTTGTTTAACCCGTTTACTAGAAACTATCTAGAGTTGCCAAAATGTGTACAGTTTCAAGACCAAGAGGTTGTTTTCGGGTTTGGGTATCACCCCAAGACTAATGAGTACAAGGTTGTTAGGATTGTGTATTATAGGACACCACGTAGGTTAATCCGAAACCATAGAAGCTACCCGAGATCCGAGGTTCATGTCTTGACCATTGGAGGAGAATCAAATTTGAACAATGAATGGAGATGCTTAGGGAAAGTGCCATACCAACTTGATAGGCAAGCAAAAGAAGCGGTTGTGGTTAATGGACGGCTCCATTGGGTAAGCCGTCCTGGACGTCTTCCAGGTCGAACCATTGTGTCATTCGACCTGGAAGACGAACAGTTTAAGCTTGTTTCCAAGCCGGTTAACCGAAGTAACTATCACTTGGCAGTGATCGATGAATGTCTAGCTGCAGCAGTGTCGTGTGGATACGGAAAGTTGGAGATTTGGGTAATGAAGGAATATGATGCCAAAGAGTCTTGGACAAAGTTGTTTGACATCCATGGGGCGTACTTAGCTAAAGTCCGGACTCACGACTATGGAATATGGAGGAAGGCGATGCACGAGAAGATGGTTCGGGTTTTGTGTGTGTTGAAGAATGGGGAAATATTGATGGAGTATAGAGGAGGGAGTTTGGTAAAGTATGATCCTAAATGGAAAGAGTTTAAGGATGTTGTGTTTCAAGGAATGCCTAAGTTGTTCCAAACATTTGCACATGTTGGTAGCCTTAATTGGATTCATACACCAATCTAG
- the LOC122595425 gene encoding histidine kinase 2-like produces the protein MSLNSKISESNGILLTRSKMRKAKEPVIGSNYRWIWKRLYLLLWVFVIVFGFGLFLFNGVFIKKFEVVGSLDDKSLVLVERFNVSKDLLHELNSSFVESDQITSLKCTKQLGDDMSTKRKFTCAVKMLNNAQNVELWGQCPIHDDKAVQTMLPGEFERVHDNSIIKPCVWGLFVIALCTLIPCVWKNRKGRMKKKEHAQSSSRGAGKWMKTLLVLFVLVGVTVSICLFWYLYDGIQIKRRETLANMCDERARMLQDQFNVSMNHVHALAILVSTFYHGKQPPAMDQKTFGEYTERTAFERPLTSGVAYALRVRHSDREKFEKEHGWTIKKMETEDQDQTLAQDCDPDNLDPSPIQDEYAPVILSQETVSHIVSIDMMSGKEDRENILRARASGKGVLTSPFMLLKSNHLGVVLTFAVYNGHLHRNATPEQRIKATVGYLGASYDVPSLVEKLLHQLASKQTIVVNVYDTTNASAAINMYGPDEIDTGLLHISSLDFGDPARKHEMRCRFKHRPSLPWTAISASGGLLTITFLLGQIFYAAINRIATVEQDCRKMRELKHRAEAADIAKSQFLATVSHEIRTPMNGVLGMLQMLMDTNLDAKQLDFAQTAHASGKDLIKLINEVLDQAKIESGRLELEAVPFELRTILDNVLSLFLTKSQEKGIELAVYVSNQLPEVVVGDPGRFRQIITNLVANSLKFTNDRGHIFVSVHLADEVSRVSYLKDDILRQLLTSGHGSNSSVMSNTLSGLPVVDRKRSLENFEKLGGRDMIGESEKIKVLVTVEDTGVGIPKEAQSRIFMPFMQADSSTSRTYGGTGIGLSICKRLVGLMNGEIGFVSEPGTGSTFSFTAVFKKRETSSLDTVMQQFYPTISEFRGLKALVIDWKNIRAEVTRYHLQRLGISVEIASSFEFAQAYSASDSAGFAMILIDQEVWDKESGLAFLSGLKSSKKLFLLANTASPTTIHHEVKLGNLAATIVPKPLRLSVLISCFQEKLNVGDKRVVARRKPTLGTLLRDKKILVVDDNVVNRRVAEGALKKYGALVTCVDSGKTALERLKPPHSFHACFMDLQMPEMDGFEATRQIRKVESKVNEQIESGEISIEMFGNVGHWHTPILAMTADVIQATDEECIKCGMDGYVSKPFEEEQLYSAAASFFESG, from the exons ATGTCTTTGAATTCTAAGATTTCTGAGTCAAATGGTATATTGTTGACCAGGTCAAAGATGAGAAAGGCTAAAGAGCCTGTTATAGGGTCTAATTATCGCTGGATATGGAAAAGATTGTACCTTCTTTTGTgggtttttgttattgttttcgGGTTTGGTTTGTTTTTGTTCAATGGTGTTTTTATTAAGAAATTCGAGGTCGTAGGATCATTAGATGataaatctttagttttggttGAACGGTTTAATGTCAGCAAGGACCTTCTTCATGAGCTTAATTCTTCATTCGTTGAATCAGATCAG ATAACGTCGTTGAAATGTACCAAACAGTTGGGAGATGACATGTCAACAAAACGCAAATTTACTTGTGCTGTCAAAATGCTGAATAATGCACAAAATGTGGAATTGTGGGGTCAATGCCCTATCCATGATGATAAAGCAGTGCAGACAATGCTACCTGGAGAATTTGAAAGAGTGCATGATAACAGTATTATAAAGCCATGCGTGTGGGGACTTTTTGTAATTGCATTGTGTACCCTGATTCCTTGTGTGTGGAAGAACCGTAAAGGCaggatgaagaagaaagagcaTGCACAAAGCTCCTCAAGGGGAGCTGGGAAGTGGATGAAGACACTTCTAGTTCTATTTGTGTTAGTTGGAGTTACTGTatcaatttgtttattttggtACTTATATGATGGTATTCAGATTAAAAGAAGAGAAACTCTAGCAAACATGTGTGATGAACGGGCACGAATGTTGCAAGATCAATTCAATGTAAGCATGAACCATGTTCATGCCCTTGCTATTCTTGTGTCCACCTTCTATCATGGGAAACAACCTCCAGCCATGGATCAA AAAACTTTTGGGGAATACACCGAAAGAACGGCTTTTGAGAGGCCACTAACTAGTGGTGTTGCATATGCTTTGAGAGTGCGCCATTCTGATAGGGAAAAATTTGAGAAAGAACATGGATGGACTATAAAGAAGATGGAAACCGAAGACCAGGATCAGACTTTGGCACAAGATTGTGACCCTGATAATCTTGATCCGTCACCAATTCAAGATGAATATGCTCCGGTTATTTTATCTCAAGAAACCGTTTCTCATATCGTCTCTATTGATATGATGTCCGGAAAG GAAGACCGTGAAAACATTTTGCGAGCAAGGGCATCTGGAAAAGGAGTCTTGACATCTCCTTTTATGCTTCTAAAATCAAACCATTTAGGGGTTGTACTTACCTTTGCTGTTTATAATGGTCATCTTCATCGAAATGCTACACCAGAACAGCGAATTAAGGCCACTGTGGG GTATCTTGGTGCATCTTACGATGTCCCTTCATTGGTTGAGAAGCTTCTACACCAACTAGCAAGCAAACAAACAATTGTTGTGAATGTTTATGACACAACAAATGCTTCTGCAGCTATTAATATGTATGGTCCTGATGAGATTGATACAGGTCTACTTCATATCAGTAGCCTTGACTTTGGTGATCCTGCTAGGAAGCATGAAATGCGTTGCAg GTTTAAGCATAGACCTTCTCTGCCTTGGACAGCAATTTCAGCATCGGGTGGGTTGCTTACAATCACTTTCCTTCTTGGTCAAATCTTCTATGCAGCTATAAACCGGATTGCAACAGTAGAACAAGATTGTCGTAAGATGAGGGAGCTCAAGCATCGTGCAGAAGCTGCAGATATAGCAAAATCTCAG TTTCTTGCAACGGTTTCCCATGAAATTAGGACCCCAATGAATGGTGTTTTAG GTATGCTGCAGATGCTTATGGACACAAATCTTGACGCGAAGCAATTGGATTTTGCCCAGACTGCTCATGCTAGTGGAAAAGATTTGATTAAGTTGATTAATGAGGTACTTGATCAGGCCAAAATTGAATCTGGAAGGCTTGAACTTGAAGCTGTCCCTTTTGAGTTGCGCACCATTCTTGATAATGTTTTATCACTGTTTCTAACCAAATCCCAAGAGAAGGGAATTGAG TTGGCAGTTTATGTTTCTAATCAACTTCCTGAAGTCGTTGTTGGAGACCCAGGACGTTTCAGGCAAATAATCACAAATCTGGTCGCAAATTCACTTAAA TTCACAAATGATAGAGGACACATATTTGTGTCAGTGCATCTAGCAGATGAAGTGTCACGTGTATCTTACTTGAAGGACGacatactaagacaactcttgaCCTCTGGTCACGGGTCAAATTCAAGTGTAATGAGTAATACTTTGAGTGGGCTTCCTGTTGTCGATAGAAAGAGGAGTTTGGAAAACTTTGAAAAGTTGGGAGGCAGAGATATGATTGGTGAATCTGAAAAGATCAAAGTACTGGTGACTGTTGAAGATACGGGCGTGGGAATCCCAAAAGAAGCGCAAAGCCGTATATTTATGCCGTTTATGCAGGCTGACAGCTCAACGTCAAGAACTTATGGTGGGACTGGAATCGGACTGAGCATCTGTAAACGATTGGTAGGGCTTATGAATGGTGAGATCGGTTTCGTCAGCGAGCCTGGTACTGGAAGTACTTTCTCATTTACAGCTGTTTTCAAGAAAAGGGAAACAAGCTCTCTTGATACTGTTATGCAGCAGTTTTATCCTACAATATCAGAGTTTCGGGGACTAAAAGCATTAGTCATTGATTGGAAAAACATAAGAGCGGAAGTCACAAGATACCATCTTCAAAGATTGGGAATATCTGTCGAGATCGCATCTAGTTTTGAATTTGCACAAGCTTACTCAGCAAG TGACTCGGCTGGTTTTGCAATGATTCTTATTGACCAAGAAGTTTGGGACAAGGAGAGTGGCCTTGCATTTCTTAGTGGTCTCAAAAGTAGCAAGAAACTATTTCTATTGGCTAACACTGCAAGCCCTACTACTATACATCACGAGGTGAAATTGGGTAACTTGGCAGCTACCATAGTGCCTAAGCCTCTACGGTTAAGCGTCTTGATCTCTTGCTTTCAAGAAAAGCTTAATGTGGGAGATAAGAGAGTTGTAGCAAGAAGAAAACCAACTCTTGGGACTTTACTACGTGATAAAAAAATATTGGTGGTTGATGATAATGTTGTCAATAGACGGGTGGCAGAAGGTGCTTTGAAGAAGTATGGAGCTTTAGTCACCTGTGTAGATAGCGGGAAGACTGCATTAGAGAGACTTAAACCGCCTCACTCATTTCATGCATGTTTCATGGATCTCCAAATGCCCGAAATGGATGG GTTTGAAGCTACAAGACAAATTCGCAAGGTAGAAAGCAAGGTTAATGAACAAATTGAATCTGGCGAAATTTCGATTGAAATGTTTGGAAATGTGGGTCATTGGCACACACCTATTTTAGCAATGACTGCAGATGTGATTCAGGCTACAGATGAAGAATGCATAAAATGTGGGATGGATGGGTATGTGTCAAAGCCATTTGAGGAAGAACAACTGTACTCGGCTGCAGCTTCCTTTTTTGAGTCTGGTTGA
- the LOC122597496 gene encoding protein ALP1-like, producing the protein MSSSEDSFSYMSKYTIDAEMLNTFVNIIEDEEAGAESSRMADRPKIPRRTITRNHVEASTRLYNHYFAPQPVYPADYFRRRFRMPKEMFLRIVNDIYNFDAVQPLPPHFAFFHNAPTDAVGRPTLNIFQKCTSAIRQLAYGSTADQLDEYLEMGAQTSADSLNALCKCVVQLYHTEFLREPTQEDVNHVTAKHEAVHGFPGMLGSVDCMHWAWRNCPTAWQGQYTRGDKGHQTIMLEAVALYDLWLWHACFGPAGSNNDINVLNESDLFDQLLQDRALAVNFTVNGQQFTKGYYLADGIYPEWATLVKSFKCPMDPKTSKFKRFQESARKDMERAYGVLQGRWRILQQGARPLTINKIKRIVYSCVLLHNMVVKYNGRAISPLDLELIPDNPQTRSWDERVDIQLRMTGELRDRATHNRLRGALVEHIWNLPENQRER; encoded by the coding sequence ATGTCGAGTTCCGAAGATTCATTTTCATACATGAGTAAATATACAATAGATGCCGAAATGTTAAACACTTTCGTTAATATAATCGAAGATGAAGAAGCAGGAGCAGAGAGCTCGAGAATGGCCGACAGACCAAAAATACCGAGACGAACAATAACCAGAAACCATGTGGAAGCCTCCACACGTTTATACAATCATTACTTTGCCCCGCAACCCGTTTATCCTGCCGATTATTTTAGAAGGCGTTTTCGAATGCCGAAAGAAATGTTTCTTCGTATAGTGAAcgatatatataactttgatgcCGTACAACCATTACCGCCCCACTTTGCATTCTTCCACAACGCTCCAACCGATGCTGTGGGTCGCCCGACgttaaacatttttcaaaaatgtacttcCGCTATACGCCAACTGGCTTATGGTTCTACTGCCGACCAGTTAGATGAATACCTCGAAATGGGTGCTCAAACGTCTGCCGATTCGTTGAACGCACTCTGCAAATGTGTTGTTCAATTATATCACACCGAGTTTTTGAGAGAACCAACACAAGAAGATGTTAACCACGTGACCGCTAAACATGAGGCGGTACATGGTTTTCCGGGTATGCTTGGAAGCgttgattgtatgcattgggCTTGGAGAAACTGCCCAACGGCATGGCAAGGCCAATACACTCGTGGTGACAAAGGACATCAGACGATTatgcttgaagcggttgctTTGTATGATTTGTGGCTTTGGCATGCTTGCTTTGGGCCCGCcggttcgaacaacgacatcaacgtccttAATGAATCTGACTTGTTCGACCAGCTTCTCCAAGATAGAGCTCTTGCGGTAAATTTCACCGTTAATGGCCAACAGTTTACAAAGGGTTATTATCTAGCTGATGGTATTTATCCAGAATGGGCTACACTTGTCAAGTCTTTTAAGTGTCCCATGGACCCTAAGACCTCTAAATTCAAACGCTTCCAAGAGTCTGCAAGAAAAGACATGGAGCGTGCATATGGGGTACTTCAAGGCCGATGGAGAATCCTTCAACAGGGTGCGCgtccattaactattaacaaaattaaacgcATTGTGTACTCTTGTGTGTTGTTGCACAACATGGTCGTTAAATATAACGGGCGTGCAATCAGTCCTTTGGATTTGGAGCTAATTCCCGATAACCCGCAAACGCGTTCTTGGGACGAACGTGTTGACATTCAGTTACGTATGACAGGGGAGTTACGTGATAGGGCAACACACAACCGTCTAAGAGGCGCCCTCGTCGAGCACATTTGGAACTTGCCGGAAAACCAACGTGAACGTTGa
- the LOC122595427 gene encoding glucan endo-1,3-beta-glucosidase 12, which yields MSPFLLKFLLSILLLMVVCPQRSKGEFEQWCIADSQATDAELQAAIDYTCGEGGADCSKIQENQPCYFPNTLKDHASFAFNSYYQMFKHNGASCYFHSAAMTTEKDPSYGSCKYDYTP from the exons ATGTCACCTTTTCTACTAAAATTCTTGCTCTCGATTTTGCTTCTTATGGTAGTATGCCCACAAAGATCTA AAGGTGAATTTGAGCAATGGTGCATAGCAGATTCACAGGCAACAGATGCAGAATTACAAGCAGCTATAGATTACACATGTGGGGAAGGTGGAGCAGATTGTAGCAAGATTCAAGAAAACCAGCCTTGTTACTTTCCAAACACACTAAAGGACCATGCTTCATTTGCTTTCAATAGTTACTACCAGATGTTTAAGCATAATGGCGCCTCTTGCTACTTCCATAGCGCCGCCATGACCACCGAAAAAGATCCAA GTTATGGTTCATGCAAGTATGATTATACTCCTTGA